A section of the Neorhizobium galegae bv. orientalis str. HAMBI 540 genome encodes:
- a CDS encoding MFS transporter has protein sequence MRRNLLPILALLCGTLLLFLGNGLQSLLLPVRGAQEGYSNEVLGLLGTTWASGFVIGCFVAPNVVRRIGHVRAFSGFLSLICLNVLLTGLMVDQNTWLVLRAITGFCTAGTSMIIESWLNERATSESRGTIFSFYISITLFGVVGGQLMVPFADISTPTLFMICGIFYSLAALPTTLSKAASPQPLKRARLDLRGLFRNSPISCIGILLIGTANGAYGTLGAVFGTRAGLDQGAVAAMVSITLFAGAIMQFPAGRLSDRMDRRHVLAGLSAAAALAGLAILVIHPTGTYQIVVLVAIYGAAANALYPIAVAHANDFAAPEDFVKVSGGLLLLYGIGTIIGPTLGGPVMTWAGPHALFAVTTGAHLLVAAYAIIRSRQRAPVPIAERDAYTTAPASTSPLATPESLSLDPRAKTGGSTPESVRPDTNAGKEAS, from the coding sequence ATGAGACGAAACCTCCTTCCAATCCTCGCCCTCCTTTGCGGTACGCTTCTCCTTTTCCTCGGCAATGGCCTGCAGAGCCTGCTTCTGCCGGTGCGGGGCGCGCAGGAAGGTTATTCGAACGAAGTGCTCGGCCTGCTCGGCACCACATGGGCCTCCGGCTTCGTGATCGGCTGCTTCGTGGCGCCGAACGTGGTGCGCCGCATCGGCCATGTCCGCGCCTTTTCCGGCTTCCTGTCGCTGATCTGCCTGAACGTGCTGCTGACCGGGCTGATGGTCGACCAGAACACCTGGCTGGTCCTGCGCGCCATCACCGGTTTCTGCACCGCCGGTACCTCGATGATCATCGAAAGCTGGCTGAACGAGCGCGCCACCAGCGAAAGCCGCGGAACCATCTTTTCGTTCTATATCTCGATCACCCTTTTCGGCGTCGTCGGCGGTCAGTTGATGGTGCCGTTCGCGGATATTTCGACACCGACGCTGTTCATGATCTGCGGCATTTTCTACAGTCTCGCTGCGCTGCCCACCACTCTGTCCAAGGCCGCCTCGCCGCAACCGTTGAAACGCGCACGCCTGGATCTGCGCGGCCTCTTCCGCAACTCCCCGATCTCCTGCATCGGCATTCTCCTGATCGGCACCGCCAACGGCGCCTACGGCACGCTCGGCGCCGTCTTCGGCACCCGCGCCGGCCTCGACCAGGGCGCGGTGGCGGCGATGGTAAGCATCACCCTCTTCGCCGGCGCGATCATGCAGTTTCCGGCAGGCCGGCTGTCCGACAGGATGGACCGCCGCCATGTCCTTGCCGGCCTGTCAGCCGCAGCGGCCCTGGCGGGCCTGGCGATCCTGGTCATCCACCCGACCGGCACCTACCAGATCGTCGTGCTGGTGGCGATCTACGGCGCTGCCGCCAACGCGCTCTATCCGATCGCGGTCGCGCATGCCAACGACTTTGCCGCTCCCGAGGACTTCGTAAAAGTCTCGGGCGGCCTGCTTCTGCTTTATGGTATCGGAACCATCATCGGCCCGACGCTCGGTGGCCCGGTAATGACCTGGGCCGGCCCGCATGCACTGTTTGCGGTGACGACCGGGGCGCATCTTCTGGTCGCCGCCTATGCTATCATTCGCAGCCGGCAGCGGGCGCCGGTTCCCATCGCCGAGCGCGACGCCTACACGACCGCCCCTGCCTCGACCTCGCCGCTTGCCACGCCCGAGAGCCTGTCGCTCGACCCGCGTGCCAAGACCGGCGGTTCGACGCCGGAGAGTGTCCGGCCAGACACAAATGCCGGAAAGGAGGCATCATGA
- a CDS encoding PhzF family phenazine biosynthesis protein produces MPTADFVTVDVFTSERFAGNPLAVVPDARGLTDRQMQNIAIEFGYAESTFVLPPEKPENSARVRIFTPTMEIPFAGHPNVGTAYVLGQRADLFGKPIGDTLRFEEIAGLVEVRLQRETTGVVGATIRAPRPLEIGSEIEPGLIAGCVSIDAKHVRIAAHKPVFASVGLAFAIAELDGLEALAAARPNITVFHEAAARHEGPEGDFPIFLYVRNPEKPWNFRARMFAPLDNIMEDPATGSASAALSAFLMTRAPEADTRVHLTIEQGVEMGRRSIIELDVAKAAGTVTDVTITGRCVSVMRGSIDV; encoded by the coding sequence ATGCCGACCGCCGATTTCGTCACCGTCGATGTTTTCACGAGCGAACGTTTCGCCGGAAACCCGCTCGCCGTGGTGCCGGATGCGCGCGGGCTCACCGACCGGCAGATGCAGAACATCGCCATCGAATTCGGTTATGCCGAAAGCACCTTCGTCCTGCCGCCCGAAAAACCTGAAAACAGCGCGCGGGTACGCATCTTCACCCCGACGATGGAAATCCCCTTTGCCGGCCACCCCAATGTCGGCACCGCCTATGTGCTTGGCCAGAGGGCCGACCTGTTCGGCAAGCCGATCGGCGATACACTCCGTTTCGAGGAGATCGCCGGCCTGGTGGAAGTCCGGCTGCAGCGTGAAACGACTGGCGTGGTCGGCGCCACGATCCGCGCACCGCGGCCGCTGGAAATCGGCTCGGAGATCGAGCCTGGCCTGATCGCCGGCTGCGTTTCGATCGATGCGAAACATGTGCGCATCGCCGCCCACAAGCCGGTCTTCGCCTCCGTTGGCCTTGCCTTTGCAATCGCCGAACTTGACGGTCTTGAGGCCCTTGCCGCCGCCCGGCCGAACATCACGGTCTTCCACGAGGCAGCCGCAAGACACGAGGGTCCCGAAGGCGACTTCCCCATCTTCCTTTATGTCCGCAACCCGGAAAAGCCCTGGAACTTCCGCGCCCGCATGTTCGCGCCGCTCGACAACATCATGGAGGATCCGGCGACCGGCAGTGCCTCCGCCGCCCTCTCCGCCTTCCTGATGACGCGTGCGCCGGAGGCGGATACCAGGGTGCATCTGACGATCGAGCAGGGTGTCGAGATGGGCCGCCGCAGCATCATCGAGCTCGATGTGGCGAAGGCGGCCGGAACCGTCACCGACGTCACGATCACCGGCCGCTGCGTGTCCGTCATGCGCGGCTCGATCGATGTCTAG
- a CDS encoding DUF1192 domain-containing protein → MSIIDDERPKKPTTHELGCDLSMLSVDELESRIGLLRQEIARIEAEKEKKAAGRRAADSLFRS, encoded by the coding sequence ATGAGCATTATCGACGATGAACGGCCGAAGAAACCGACAACCCACGAACTCGGCTGCGACCTCTCCATGTTGTCCGTGGACGAGCTCGAGTCGCGAATCGGCCTCCTGAGGCAGGAGATCGCCCGGATCGAGGCCGAGAAGGAGAAAAAGGCCGCAGGCCGGCGCGCGGCCGACAGTCTGTTCCGTTCCTGA